TATTGTAATTAGTCTGTAATGTTCAAGTTAGAGTGtacagaatttatttatttggtgtACTCGGTCTGCTAAAACATGTCCATGTATTCTGTGTACCCCGTGGCTCTGCTGTCCTTACTTCTGCCTCATGGACCACCTGCGGGCTGGCTGCTGGAAGGCAATGATTTCTAGGCTGGGAGTGATGGTCAGTAAGTACACAGAGAGCTAGGAGCTGCTCACCCCTCTATTACGTTCTTGGCTCACAGCAAGAGGTACCGAAGTGCCCATCAAAGAGTTTGCTGGTTCCTTTAACGCAGCTGCCAGGCCAGGAGCTGCCCAAGGGAGACAGGGCTGGGATGTCCTGATGCTCTGAATCAGGTAGGCATTCAGCCTGTTGCTGGAAGACAGGGTTGGGAGGCTGAACAGGCACTTTGCGACATtctgttcatttttctttggCTGCAAGGTAGAAGACTGGGCCAGAGAAATGCTCTGGTTTGTCCACAGCCACTCATCACCTCTCCAGTTTCACTTTGAGCAGCTTTTATGGACCAAATGGAAAACTTGTAATATCAAGTGAACAACGCACACCCCTCTTGAGCCATCTCCTCTCCAGGATTTTCCAGGGCCaggggaccccgtcccagtggTGGCAGAGCTGACAGGGACCTGGGCACACAGACCAGATGACCCACAGTGCTGCAGTTTGGTCATTCCTGTTTGATGCTTGCTGTAGCCACCAGTTCTCTCTGCCTGCATGGCCTATCCCCACATCTCTGACGTTCACCTGCCTTTAAGGTCAGTTAGatgctccctgcagagcagacCACTAAATGAAACTAAATCTTACCCAACCAAACTAAAGTTTGTTAGCCATAGGCTTTACTTGAgcacatttttttatttgactCAATCATATGGGCCAGACTATTTGGTTTTGCCCTCCATTGATGTTCCATACCCTTTCCCATCAGCGTGTCCCTGTGTAGTGTCACACTCCCTGCTTAATAGAGTAATTACATTTTCGGGGCTGTGATTCACACAGCAAAGGTGTTATATCACCTTCACATCACTgttaaggaaaaacaaaccccacaccTCATGTTGGGACAGTCTGATCCTGCTTCTCTCCATGGTGTGTCATCACCAGCTCTATTTTGAGCTGCTGGGAACTGGGTTGTAATTCCTTGAACATGTGTCTTGCTACTCCCATCTCacacaagacttttttttcaccAGCCATTGTATCAAGAACCCATTTGAGTGAAAGCCTGTCACCTGGCCTTGTTTTCAGCTtcaaattttccttttcagtgGCCTTCAGTTTCCTGCTGCTACCTGGCAGATCTACAGGTGTGAGGCAGCCATCCCCTTCCACCTtccccaggagctggagctgcccgTGGCACTTTTCCCTTTCAGCTCTGTGTTCCCAGCTGCTACACAAGTCATGGCTTTAAACTGCAGGCAGAGATCTCTTAGAATCCTGtgcacccaccagcacccaccCTCCACAGCAAGCTGAGCAGTGCTTTCTGATACtgagctgcagctccacagTCCATTGCCTGGTGGCACTTCACACCTGAGTCAGTGGGAGAATCATTCTCCCAACCTTCAGCCCTGCCTGGTCTCTGTGTTGGTGCCAGGGTATACTTGAAAACCCCCTAAGCAGCCCTTGAaccacagccagccctgctccctctcTGCCTGAGCATCCTGTCCCGGTTTTGCAGTTCCCCTGggtcccagctgggcaccaaGCTCCAGCTCTGGGAAGTGCTGGCTGTTCAGGAGAGAAGCACGGGGTGCCCCAGGCTTCATGTGCCTTCCACCCTGCTCTGCATCACAAGAAGAAAGGAGCCAGAGGCAGTGCTTGGCACAAGCAAATGCTGATGCTTTATTAATCCGTGAAGGGATCGCGCTGGCAGCACCTTTAGCCCTGAGCAACGATGGTGTCGATCCAGTTACGGAACTGGCTGACACGAGTGTATATGGCCGGCGTGTTGATGTTGCAGTTGGAGTTTCCCCAGGAGACAATGCCAATCAACATCCAGCTATTCCCATTCTGGTATACCAGAGGTCCGCCAGAATCACCCTGCAGAGAAGATTCCTGCTTAGCACTCCTGGCACATGCTCCAAACTGGTCCCTGCCACCTGGTCCCCTGTGCACAGCCAGGTGCTGTAGTTTAAATATCTGGCTCTGTAAGTGCAAGACCCCATGTACCCTGCTCCTCCACCCTCCCTGTGATGCAATGGGAGCTCAGCAAGATCCCACatatcctcttcctcctccacccaccctgtgcagcaggagctcagctccTTACCTGGCAGGAGGAGGCACCAGCCCCACCAGCACAGATCATGGCACTGGTGATGCGGTTGCCCCAGTACTGCATGCACTGGCTCTGGGAGATCAGGGGCACGGTCACCTGCTGCAGGACTGTTGCCAGGGCTTGGGCTAGGGGAAAGAAGCACCATTATATCACCTTGGTGTCTGTGGGTCTCCTGGAGAGCACACAGGTGCCCTGGGCAAGCTTCCACGGGTGCTCCTCAACACATGGGTGCTGCCAGACAAAGTGCCTTCCTCCTCTGTGCCAACAAACCCCTTCTTCCCTGGGATCACCTCGTGCAGGCTGCCCCGAGAAAGGGCAGGCTTGTGCCTGTCCACAGTCATTCCTGGGTtacacacacacccacccccATCTGCACATTGGTACACATTCAGACAGGGTTACTCCACTGCCCAGCTCCACCCTTCCCACACATACAGGAGATGTCACCCCCACAGGCACCCCTGGACCCTCAGAGTCCCCAGGAAGAACAGCAACTACACAGCCCTCCCTGAAGCTGCAGCTTACGTACAGTTGGGGTTGGTGCGTCCCCAGCCGGTGGTGACAGCCCTGGCGTTGGTGGGCAGAACCAGGTTGGCAGGGGCCAGGCAGATGGTGGACACACGGGATCCCAGCTGGGCGGGTGTGGACAGCCTCAGCAGGGTGATGTCATTGTTCATGGTGTTGGGGTTCCAGCCGGGGTTGGTGATGGCCTGCAGAGAGAGAAACACCACAGCTCTTCATCCCTGccctgtgggagcagctgcagtgcagagctgcagccctgaCCCAGGACCGCATCCGCCTGGCTCACCCTGGACACAGTCTTCACTTGAACGGCCTCGGCATTGGAAGCAAGGCTATATTCCCCGAGGACAACAACGTGGGCATTCGGGCTGCAAGAGGTAAGAGAGAGTCAGGGGCATGTGTCCAGCCAGCACCCCgggtgg
This region of Aphelocoma coerulescens isolate FSJ_1873_10779 chromosome 11, UR_Acoe_1.0, whole genome shotgun sequence genomic DNA includes:
- the CTRL gene encoding chymotrypsin-like protease CTRL-1, with product MAFLWVVACLALASTVSGCGVPAVSPSVAYSERIVNGQNAVPGSWPWQVSLQTRTGSHFCGGSLISQYWVVTAAHCNFNPNAHVVVLGEYSLASNAEAVQVKTVSRAITNPGWNPNTMNNDITLLRLSTPAQLGSRVSTICLAPANLVLPTNARAVTTGWGRTNPNSQALATVLQQVTVPLISQSQCMQYWGNRITSAMICAGGAGASSCQGDSGGPLVYQNGNSWMLIGIVSWGNSNCNINTPAIYTRVSQFRNWIDTIVAQG